From Curtobacterium sp. SGAir0471, the proteins below share one genomic window:
- a CDS encoding GNAT family N-acetyltransferase, with amino-acid sequence MATIIRTARSSDADAVQRIEDDADQLLIDRLHPEVWSPAPHGSARLSEPGFLLVADVDGEVAGFVHVLEVERVCHLEQLSVRPSRARRGLGRALVESAKDRAHVRGHDRISLRTYADIPWNAPFYATAGFAEEEPVTCFHRSLLEVEAQHGLDRYGRRVQMSAPLGASRP; translated from the coding sequence ATGGCGACGATCATCCGCACCGCGCGGTCGAGCGACGCGGACGCCGTCCAGCGGATCGAGGACGATGCCGACCAGCTGCTGATCGATCGCCTCCACCCCGAGGTCTGGTCTCCGGCTCCACACGGCAGTGCACGGCTTTCGGAGCCCGGCTTCCTGCTCGTGGCCGACGTCGACGGCGAGGTCGCCGGCTTCGTGCACGTCCTCGAGGTGGAGCGCGTCTGCCACCTGGAGCAGCTCTCGGTCCGACCGTCGCGGGCGCGGCGGGGCCTCGGGCGAGCGCTCGTGGAATCGGCGAAGGACCGCGCGCATGTTCGCGGCCACGATCGCATCTCCCTCCGCACCTACGCGGACATTCCCTGGAACGCACCGTTCTACGCCACGGCCGGCTTCGCCGAGGAGGAACCGGTCACGTGCTTCCACCGGTCCCTGCTCGAGGTCGAGGCACAGCACGGCCTGGACCGGTACGGGCGCCGGGTGCAGATGAGCGCACCGCTCGGTGCATCCCGTCCGTAG
- a CDS encoding GNAT family N-acetyltransferase codes for MTYVEVDGADAETDFTVVHPTQRGRGIGTALEAWSVLALQREGVRRFRTGGSADNVAIQRADAVLGYVQDEEWVTLTAPDSVDAGT; via the coding sequence ATGACCTACGTCGAGGTCGACGGAGCCGACGCCGAGACGGACTTCACCGTGGTCCACCCGACTCAGCGCGGTCGGGGGATCGGCACGGCGCTCGAGGCTTGGTCGGTCCTGGCGTTGCAGCGCGAGGGCGTGCGTCGCTTCCGCACGGGAGGGTCCGCCGACAACGTCGCGATCCAGCGGGCGGACGCTGTGCTCGGGTACGTGCAGGACGAGGAGTGGGTCACGCTGACGGCCCCGGACAGCGTCGACGCGGGGACGTAG
- a CDS encoding AbiJ-NTD4 domain-containing protein produces MATFAERMGKRAPRTIIQTDALDVETRTELWNVLVVLQDIFDRARERDYNGTVEAQVVDAIWTQEFKKPRDEMPTRAFVWQRVKTLVLEGEWFDALDLIEALVRYIGRYEDWTTADLQSAMRDAFNERFERYLLGYRFVGGEITPIATSAEAAAVDEAITAVTPIAGARHALERATELLADREYPDYPNSIKESISAVESVVTYLTGKGELGKGLGLLESAGIRIHPALKGAWLKMYGWASDDDGIRHGSIEAADADQALARYVLVTSSAFVSYLIEERSKAGELAAE; encoded by the coding sequence ATGGCCACCTTCGCTGAGCGTATGGGCAAGCGAGCCCCCAGGACGATCATCCAGACTGACGCCCTCGATGTCGAAACCCGTACGGAGCTCTGGAACGTGCTGGTGGTCCTGCAGGATATCTTCGATAGAGCTCGAGAACGGGACTACAACGGGACCGTCGAAGCCCAGGTGGTCGACGCCATCTGGACACAGGAATTCAAAAAGCCTCGTGACGAGATGCCAACTCGAGCCTTTGTATGGCAGCGTGTCAAAACGCTTGTCCTGGAGGGAGAGTGGTTCGATGCCCTAGATCTCATCGAAGCTCTAGTTCGATATATCGGCCGCTACGAGGACTGGACAACTGCGGATCTGCAAAGCGCGATGAGAGACGCGTTCAACGAACGATTTGAGCGCTATCTTCTCGGCTACCGCTTCGTCGGCGGAGAGATCACGCCAATAGCCACGTCAGCCGAAGCCGCGGCGGTCGACGAAGCCATCACTGCCGTGACACCCATCGCCGGCGCACGCCATGCTCTCGAGCGGGCGACCGAGCTGCTCGCCGATCGAGAGTATCCGGACTACCCCAATTCGATTAAAGAATCGATATCTGCTGTGGAGTCCGTGGTCACGTACCTCACCGGCAAAGGAGAGCTCGGGAAAGGTCTCGGACTGCTCGAATCCGCGGGAATCAGAATACACCCGGCACTTAAAGGTGCTTGGCTCAAGATGTACGGCTGGGCGTCAGATGACGATGGCATCCGACATGGCAGTATCGAGGCTGCGGATGCGGATCAAGCCCTTGCGAGGTATGTGCTCGTTACATCCTCAGCTTTCGTCTCATATCTGATCGAAGAGCGGTCAAAGGCCGGCGAGCTAGCGGCGGAATGA
- a CDS encoding anti-sigma factor family protein, producing MSVDPTAHDRYAEWDAAYVLGSLPPDERLEYERHLETCARCTAAVAELVGLPGLLAKLPADQAVEIAEPDGRPDTRPEGTLAAVAHRVRHRRRRRRVWVAATAGLAVVAAVLGGLAVGTAADRGGPVQAGGAPSTSVPTTAGDRYTLTGSQGLDVDLAVSGEQWGTRFDWGCSYGGKDWSSDGSVMYDLVVVRKDGSVQTVASWSAAGAEARGLSASTDVPRDDIAEVQVRLRGERGSLVSTDLAAHTG from the coding sequence ATGAGCGTGGACCCGACCGCGCACGACCGCTACGCCGAGTGGGACGCCGCGTACGTCCTCGGCTCGCTGCCGCCCGACGAACGGCTCGAGTACGAGCGGCACCTCGAGACGTGTGCTCGCTGCACGGCGGCCGTCGCCGAGCTCGTCGGTCTGCCCGGCCTGCTCGCGAAGCTCCCGGCCGACCAGGCGGTCGAGATCGCGGAACCGGACGGGAGGCCCGACACCCGTCCCGAGGGCACCCTCGCCGCCGTCGCGCACCGCGTCCGCCACCGTCGGCGCCGTCGCCGGGTCTGGGTCGCCGCGACCGCGGGGCTGGCGGTCGTCGCCGCCGTGCTCGGCGGGCTCGCCGTCGGCACTGCCGCCGACCGCGGCGGTCCGGTGCAGGCCGGCGGTGCGCCGTCGACCTCCGTCCCGACGACCGCTGGCGACCGCTACACGTTGACGGGGTCGCAGGGGCTCGACGTCGACCTGGCGGTGAGCGGCGAGCAGTGGGGCACGCGCTTCGACTGGGGGTGCTCCTACGGCGGGAAGGACTGGTCGTCGGACGGCTCGGTGATGTACGACCTGGTGGTGGTCCGGAAGGACGGCTCCGTGCAGACCGTCGCGTCGTGGTCGGCAGCCGGTGCCGAGGCCCGCGGGCTGTCCGCGTCGACCGACGTCCCGCGCGACGACATCGCCGAGGTCCAGGTCCGGCTGCGGGGAGAACGCGGCTCCCTGGTGAGCACCGACCTCGCCGCGCACACGGGGTGA
- a CDS encoding MarR family winged helix-turn-helix transcriptional regulator yields MAEQGGEGHDWATWDAFHDVWRGLDRALDHAVQQGAGISIPEFEILIGLQRDPDHRLRVRDVAAGIGWEKSRVSHQVTRMVARGLVARADCPTDGRGSWVTMTSEGRRAVLAGIRAHTAALEELFWRPVATDADTLRSVSHRVLDALGPVEPQD; encoded by the coding sequence ATGGCGGAGCAGGGCGGCGAGGGGCACGACTGGGCGACCTGGGACGCGTTCCACGACGTCTGGCGTGGGCTCGACCGAGCGCTCGACCACGCCGTGCAGCAGGGCGCGGGCATCTCGATCCCCGAGTTCGAGATCCTGATCGGTCTGCAGCGGGACCCGGACCACCGGCTACGGGTCCGCGACGTCGCGGCCGGCATCGGGTGGGAGAAGTCGCGGGTGAGCCACCAGGTCACCAGGATGGTCGCCCGCGGACTGGTCGCGCGGGCGGACTGCCCGACCGACGGCCGCGGCAGCTGGGTGACGATGACGAGCGAGGGTCGTCGCGCGGTGCTCGCCGGCATCCGCGCGCACACCGCGGCCCTCGAGGAGCTGTTCTGGAGGCCCGTGGCGACCGATGCGGACACCCTGCGGTCCGTCTCGCACCGCGTCCTCGACGCGCTCGGTCCGGTCGAACCGCAGGACTGA
- a CDS encoding SDR family oxidoreductase produces MTRVAVVTGGSAGLGRATVRELAARGWDVAVLARGRDGVDAAVAEVEAAGRRGLALIADVADRQDVEAAAERTEQELGPIELWVNCVMVGVFGRFTDTGPDDFERAVDVNFLGFVNGTRAALARMVPRDRGHVIQVGSALGFRGIPLQAAYCSAKHAIVGFTESVVSELTEQGSKVAVSRVDMPALNTVQFNWVKSLLPHHPQPVAPIYQPEVGARAIAVTAERPRRRTWVGESTVYTILGNRISGRFADWYAAKTLVSGQQAEQKDGQSLPTNLHEPVPGDHGAHGVFDDSAHAWSPQTWWVEHRRLGNGIIGAAVGVAGAIALAAGNRR; encoded by the coding sequence ATGACGCGCGTGGCAGTGGTGACCGGTGGTTCGGCAGGACTCGGACGGGCGACCGTCCGCGAGCTCGCGGCACGGGGCTGGGACGTCGCCGTCCTCGCCCGGGGTCGTGACGGGGTCGACGCCGCGGTCGCGGAGGTCGAGGCAGCCGGACGCCGTGGACTCGCGCTGATCGCCGACGTGGCCGACCGCCAGGACGTCGAGGCCGCCGCCGAGCGCACCGAGCAGGAGCTCGGGCCGATCGAGCTCTGGGTGAACTGCGTGATGGTCGGGGTCTTCGGACGCTTCACGGACACCGGCCCGGACGACTTCGAACGCGCCGTCGACGTCAACTTCCTCGGCTTCGTCAACGGCACCCGCGCGGCACTCGCCCGCATGGTGCCCCGTGACCGCGGCCACGTCATCCAGGTCGGTTCGGCGCTCGGCTTCCGGGGCATCCCCCTGCAGGCGGCCTACTGCAGCGCGAAGCACGCCATCGTCGGGTTCACCGAGTCGGTGGTGTCCGAGCTCACGGAGCAGGGCAGCAAGGTTGCCGTGAGCCGCGTCGACATGCCGGCGCTCAACACGGTGCAGTTCAACTGGGTGAAGTCGCTCCTGCCGCACCACCCGCAGCCCGTCGCGCCGATCTACCAGCCCGAGGTCGGCGCCCGGGCGATCGCCGTCACCGCCGAACGGCCCCGCCGTCGCACATGGGTGGGCGAGTCGACGGTCTACACGATCCTGGGCAACCGGATCAGCGGGCGCTTCGCCGACTGGTACGCCGCGAAGACCCTGGTCAGCGGGCAGCAGGCCGAGCAGAAGGACGGGCAGTCGCTGCCGACGAACCTGCACGAACCCGTCCCCGGTGACCACGGGGCGCACGGTGTCTTCGACGACTCGGCGCACGCCTGGTCGCCGCAGACGTGGTGGGTGGAGCACCGCCGGCTCGGCAACGGGATCATCGGCGCTGCCGTCGGTGTCGCGGGCGCTATCGCCCTGGCCGCGGGGAATCGGCGGTGA
- a CDS encoding proline dehydrogenase family protein, giving the protein MPTPHLRDCTDDVVTLAQGWIEAARGVKPEPAAARLAELLADERGGDFARTFVDVVVRPEDPKVVARNLERASRAVPDDLAWYLRGAVTVGGGFATMAPWAVVPSARKVLRRLAGHLVVDATPARTPAALAKVGGPDTRVDVDLLGPAVLGPAGRDRRLAAIDELLHQDVAAVTIDLDAVLPPVSPWDLDAAVTDAVEHLAPLLRTAASRPAPPVVTLQSGRAQDVERTVAVLLALLGQDGTAGTTLGVTLPAELPESLDLLDRVTAAARERRASGGAPVRVRFTKGTLLATERVDAVLGSRPLAVTADTRTTDTAFLRLLDTAIDPERTDAVHVGVATHDPFALATAHVLADRRGVLDAVEPEVLLGTTRYADVLRTAFGRVVLGVPLVRPDEFDAAVPFLARRLRDIADPRSVATGPAAVGTAGPAGDTAAVERATAEHVDAVAALVRPAPPTRRTQDRRRPPADPVLRPAAENTPDTDPSTPGNRAWAAELLGRVPESQRGVRTIRAARITDRGRLERLVARTAQAGVNWGRQDPEDRAELFDLIGHALETNRGALVETMIAEVGLTLTEADGEVSRAVDAASHAADRTRHLEDINGAVPVPPRLTVVVPSWNAPLLDAADGVLTALAAGSGVVLQPATAARRTGAVFADVLWDAGVPHSLLQLVDLDGSDLARDLVAHPAVDRVVLTGTPETARSYRWWRADLPLVAETTGVVTAVVTPSADLDQAVRDVVASAFDRAGQASSAVSLLVLVGSVGESQRFREQLADAVRGLRTAWPTDAAAQVGPLVTEPTGAVRTALTELRPGESWLVEPVALDDTGRLWSPGVREGVRASADLSRCAVPAPVLDVVRVETLDEAIALQHSVDGGSVAALHTLDPDEVATWSDRTRAGVLVVDRPTTGARPGRQPVGGWRGTAVGPTVHRGGPLSVIGADRWDPTRRQPHRSIQLQGLGNRVTAVIEAARAGLSFEEFDRVRAGAESDAAARASLYGRSRDTADLVVERNVIRFRPQSVVVRQSSGVGAGELVRVLVAATAARAHVLLSTARPLPAELLPLFSRARSPLDVVDQVVEDDATFLGRAAAGTLLQDGWSDGTEPELDPIDLVLAQGAEPRRNVAFGGPGSRVRLLGGDARALEEALGAGTETTIHDDPAVESGIVEMLHFLREQTVSVTAHRHGDVSRSFSRLRL; this is encoded by the coding sequence ATGCCGACCCCGCACCTCCGAGACTGCACCGACGACGTGGTCACGCTGGCACAGGGGTGGATCGAGGCAGCGCGCGGGGTGAAGCCGGAGCCCGCGGCCGCGCGTCTGGCGGAGCTGCTGGCGGACGAGCGCGGCGGGGACTTCGCGCGCACGTTCGTGGACGTCGTCGTCCGGCCGGAGGACCCGAAGGTCGTCGCCCGGAACCTCGAGCGCGCGAGCCGGGCCGTGCCGGACGACCTCGCCTGGTACCTCCGCGGCGCGGTGACGGTCGGCGGTGGCTTCGCGACCATGGCGCCGTGGGCGGTCGTCCCCTCGGCGCGGAAGGTGCTCCGGCGGCTCGCGGGACACCTCGTCGTCGACGCCACGCCGGCGCGGACCCCGGCAGCGCTCGCGAAGGTCGGCGGTCCGGACACCCGGGTCGACGTCGACCTGCTCGGCCCCGCCGTGCTCGGACCGGCCGGGCGCGACCGACGGCTCGCGGCGATCGACGAGCTCCTGCACCAGGACGTCGCCGCCGTCACGATCGACCTCGACGCCGTGCTGCCACCGGTGTCCCCGTGGGACCTCGACGCCGCCGTAACCGACGCGGTCGAGCACCTCGCACCGCTCCTGCGCACCGCGGCGAGCCGACCGGCCCCGCCCGTGGTCACCCTGCAGTCCGGCCGGGCGCAGGACGTCGAGCGCACCGTCGCGGTGCTGCTGGCGCTGCTCGGTCAGGACGGCACCGCCGGGACCACCCTCGGGGTGACCCTGCCCGCCGAGCTGCCCGAGTCGCTCGACCTGCTCGACCGGGTGACGGCGGCGGCCCGCGAGCGCCGAGCGTCCGGCGGTGCACCCGTGCGGGTCCGGTTCACCAAGGGCACGCTCCTCGCCACCGAGCGGGTCGACGCCGTGCTCGGGAGCCGACCGCTCGCCGTGACCGCGGACACCCGCACGACGGACACCGCGTTCCTGCGCCTGCTCGACACGGCGATCGACCCGGAGCGGACGGACGCCGTGCACGTCGGCGTCGCCACCCACGACCCGTTCGCCCTGGCGACCGCGCACGTGCTCGCTGACCGCCGTGGTGTCCTCGACGCCGTCGAACCGGAGGTGCTCCTCGGCACGACGCGGTACGCCGACGTCCTGCGCACGGCGTTCGGCCGCGTCGTCCTCGGTGTCCCGCTCGTGCGGCCCGACGAGTTCGACGCCGCCGTCCCGTTCCTCGCCCGCCGGCTGCGGGACATCGCCGACCCCCGGTCCGTGGCGACCGGCCCGGCCGCGGTGGGCACGGCCGGCCCGGCGGGTGACACCGCCGCCGTCGAGCGGGCCACCGCCGAGCACGTCGACGCCGTGGCCGCCCTCGTCCGACCCGCGCCGCCCACCCGACGCACCCAGGACCGCCGCCGGCCGCCGGCTGACCCGGTGCTGCGTCCGGCCGCCGAGAACACCCCCGACACCGATCCCTCGACACCGGGCAACCGCGCCTGGGCCGCCGAGCTGCTCGGTCGGGTCCCGGAGTCGCAGCGCGGCGTCCGGACGATCCGCGCGGCCCGCATCACCGACCGTGGGCGACTCGAGCGGCTCGTCGCCCGTACCGCCCAGGCGGGCGTCAACTGGGGCCGGCAGGACCCGGAGGACCGCGCCGAGCTGTTCGACCTGATCGGCCATGCGCTCGAGACCAACCGGGGCGCCCTGGTCGAGACGATGATCGCCGAGGTCGGCCTCACCCTGACCGAGGCCGACGGCGAGGTCAGCCGGGCCGTCGACGCCGCCTCGCACGCCGCCGACCGGACGCGGCACCTGGAGGACATCAACGGTGCCGTGCCGGTACCCCCGCGCCTGACGGTCGTCGTGCCGTCGTGGAACGCACCGCTTCTCGACGCCGCCGACGGCGTGCTCACGGCGCTCGCCGCGGGCAGCGGGGTCGTGCTCCAGCCGGCCACCGCCGCCCGACGGACCGGTGCCGTGTTCGCCGACGTGCTCTGGGACGCCGGGGTGCCGCACTCCCTGCTCCAGCTCGTCGACCTCGACGGCAGCGACCTGGCCCGCGACCTCGTCGCGCACCCGGCCGTCGACCGCGTGGTGCTCACCGGCACGCCCGAGACCGCCCGCTCCTACCGCTGGTGGCGCGCGGACCTGCCCCTCGTGGCGGAGACCACCGGGGTCGTCACCGCCGTCGTGACCCCTTCGGCCGATCTCGACCAGGCGGTGCGCGACGTCGTCGCATCGGCGTTCGACCGCGCCGGACAGGCGTCGTCCGCGGTGTCGCTGCTCGTGCTCGTCGGCTCCGTGGGGGAGAGCCAGCGCTTCCGTGAGCAGCTCGCCGACGCCGTCCGCGGACTCCGCACCGCGTGGCCGACGGACGCCGCCGCCCAGGTCGGGCCGCTCGTCACCGAGCCGACCGGCGCCGTGCGCACCGCGCTGACCGAACTGCGCCCGGGGGAGTCCTGGCTCGTTGAACCGGTCGCGCTCGACGACACCGGACGGCTCTGGTCACCCGGTGTCCGCGAGGGCGTCCGCGCCTCCGCGGACCTGTCGCGGTGCGCGGTGCCGGCACCCGTGCTCGACGTCGTCCGCGTGGAGACCCTCGACGAAGCGATCGCGCTGCAGCACTCCGTCGACGGAGGCTCCGTCGCGGCACTCCACACGCTCGACCCCGACGAGGTCGCGACCTGGTCCGACCGGACCCGCGCGGGCGTGCTCGTGGTCGACCGGCCGACGACCGGCGCACGACCGGGACGCCAGCCCGTCGGCGGGTGGCGGGGGACCGCGGTCGGACCGACGGTGCACCGCGGCGGCCCGCTGTCCGTGATCGGCGCGGACCGGTGGGACCCGACCCGGCGTCAGCCGCACCGGAGCATCCAGCTGCAGGGGCTCGGCAACCGGGTCACCGCCGTCATCGAAGCGGCGCGTGCCGGGCTGTCCTTCGAAGAGTTCGACCGCGTGCGCGCCGGAGCCGAGAGCGACGCCGCGGCCCGGGCGTCGCTGTACGGCCGGTCGCGGGACACCGCCGACCTGGTCGTCGAGCGGAACGTCATCCGCTTCCGCCCGCAGTCGGTCGTGGTCCGGCAGTCCTCGGGTGTCGGGGCCGGGGAGCTCGTCCGCGTGCTCGTCGCCGCGACCGCAGCCCGCGCGCACGTGCTCCTCAGTACCGCCCGACCCCTGCCCGCCGAACTCCTGCCGTTGTTCTCGAGGGCACGGTCGCCCCTCGACGTCGTCGACCAGGTCGTCGAGGACGACGCCACGTTCCTGGGTCGTGCTGCCGCGGGCACCCTGCTGCAGGACGGGTGGTCGGACGGGACGGAGCCCGAGCTCGACCCGATCGACCTGGTCCTCGCGCAGGGGGCCGAGCCGCGCCGCAACGTGGCGTTCGGCGGACCGGGGTCACGCGTGCGGCTGCTCGGCGGTGACGCCCGTGCGCTCGAGGAGGCGCTGGGGGCCGGCACCGAGACGACCATCCACGACGACCCCGCGGTGGAGTCCGGCATCGTCGAGATGCTGCACTTCCTGCGGGAGCAGACGGTCTCGGTCACGGCGCACCGGCACGGGGACGTCTCGCGGTCGTTCAGCCGACTGCGGCTCTGA
- a CDS encoding YceI family protein — MGLRTRTKVIIGIATGVVVIGAAAVIAGPVIYANTVNGQAAAAPSLSAGPSGSGGTLDAAQADGTWTSTSSSYAGYRVHEVLQGNDVNVVGRTKDVQGTATVDGGSLTKATVTVQVASISTPETRRDEYFRTQALQTDRYPTATFALTEPVDVSRALDGSTQDVSLTGTMDLHGVEKPVTADAQVAVSKDGGVQVVGSVPITFADYGVEAPSLGFVTVDGKGSVEFSLDLAK; from the coding sequence ATGGGACTCCGCACACGTACGAAGGTCATCATCGGCATCGCCACCGGTGTCGTCGTCATCGGCGCCGCAGCAGTCATCGCCGGCCCGGTCATCTACGCGAACACGGTCAACGGCCAGGCCGCCGCAGCCCCCTCGCTGAGCGCCGGGCCGTCGGGCTCCGGCGGCACGCTCGACGCAGCCCAGGCCGACGGCACCTGGACGAGCACGAGCAGCTCGTACGCCGGGTACCGCGTGCACGAGGTCCTGCAGGGCAATGATGTGAACGTGGTCGGACGGACGAAGGACGTGCAGGGCACCGCGACGGTCGACGGTGGGTCCCTCACGAAGGCGACGGTGACGGTGCAGGTCGCGTCGATCAGCACGCCCGAGACCCGCCGCGACGAGTACTTCCGGACCCAGGCCCTGCAGACCGACCGGTACCCGACGGCCACGTTCGCGCTCACCGAGCCCGTCGACGTCTCCAGGGCCCTCGACGGCAGCACGCAGGACGTCTCGCTCACGGGCACGATGGACCTGCACGGCGTCGAGAAGCCCGTCACGGCCGACGCGCAGGTCGCCGTGTCGAAGGACGGTGGCGTCCAGGTCGTCGGCTCGGTCCCGATCACGTTCGCCGACTACGGGGTCGAGGCGCCGTCGCTCGGGTTCGTCACCGTGGACGGGAAGGGCTCCGTCGAGTTCTCCCTCGACCTGGCGAAGTGA
- a CDS encoding sigma-70 family RNA polymerase sigma factor — protein MTVTSRSADELLATLYREHGDALTRYVRHLTRDGATVEDVVQETMVRAWQRPSVLERAPDSARAWLFTVARNLVVDDARSARNRREQGSEHPVDRAEADRTDAVLDRIVVADALASLSPDHRRVVVDAYWLGHTVPEIARRHDIPEGTAKSRLHYGLRALRLALQERGVTR, from the coding sequence GTGACCGTGACGAGCCGTTCCGCCGACGAGCTGCTGGCGACGCTGTACCGCGAGCACGGTGACGCGCTCACGCGCTACGTCCGGCACCTGACGCGGGACGGCGCGACCGTCGAGGACGTCGTGCAGGAGACCATGGTGCGCGCGTGGCAGCGTCCGTCCGTGCTCGAGCGCGCACCCGACAGCGCCCGCGCCTGGCTCTTCACCGTCGCCCGCAACCTGGTGGTCGACGACGCCCGGTCGGCACGCAACCGACGGGAGCAGGGCTCCGAGCACCCGGTCGACCGTGCCGAGGCCGACCGCACGGACGCGGTCCTCGACCGCATCGTCGTCGCGGACGCGCTCGCATCGCTCAGCCCGGACCACCGCCGCGTGGTGGTGGACGCCTACTGGCTCGGTCACACCGTGCCGGAGATCGCGCGACGACACGACATCCCCGAGGGCACTGCGAAGTCGCGGTTGCACTACGGGCTGCGAGCCCTCAGGCTCGCACTGCAGGAACGAGGAGTGACCCGATGA
- a CDS encoding NAD-dependent epimerase/dehydratase family protein, translating to MQHRSPVVIAGCGDLGSEAGLRFAALGHPVTGLRRRAELVPSPITGRSVDLRREVPSIDAHTGVVVVAFAAGSRDVDEYRATYVDGLRNVLEGIDASGASPRVIVVSSTAVYDLEDGSEVTEETPANAGTPTAGVLLEAEALLRDRAPGAVLVRLSGIYGPGRERLIDQVRSGQARLSSGTSPHTNRIHRDDAAEALVHLAGIDDPAPTYLGTDDEPARLDDVLAFLADELGVERPPTAEPEGRQAGGDKRLSNALIRSTGWEPHYPTFREGYRAVLAGEGTRHP from the coding sequence ATGCAGCACCGCTCCCCCGTCGTCATCGCCGGTTGCGGCGACCTCGGCTCCGAGGCCGGCCTGCGCTTCGCGGCGCTCGGCCACCCGGTCACCGGACTCCGCCGTCGCGCCGAGCTGGTCCCGTCCCCGATCACGGGGCGGAGCGTCGACCTCCGGCGCGAGGTGCCGTCGATCGACGCGCACACGGGGGTCGTCGTGGTGGCGTTCGCCGCCGGCTCCCGCGACGTCGACGAGTACCGCGCGACCTACGTCGACGGCCTGCGGAACGTGCTCGAGGGCATCGACGCGTCCGGTGCGTCGCCGCGCGTGATCGTCGTGTCGTCGACCGCGGTGTACGACCTCGAGGACGGCAGCGAGGTCACGGAGGAGACCCCGGCGAACGCGGGCACCCCGACCGCGGGTGTCCTGCTCGAGGCCGAGGCGCTGCTGCGCGACCGGGCGCCCGGTGCCGTGCTCGTCCGGCTCTCCGGCATCTACGGGCCGGGGCGTGAACGTCTGATCGACCAGGTCCGGTCCGGGCAGGCCCGGCTGTCGTCCGGCACCTCACCGCACACCAACCGCATCCACCGGGACGACGCCGCGGAAGCACTCGTGCACCTCGCGGGCATCGACGATCCCGCACCGACGTACCTCGGCACCGACGACGAACCGGCCCGTCTCGACGACGTCCTGGCGTTCCTGGCCGACGAGCTCGGCGTCGAGCGGCCGCCGACCGCCGAGCCCGAGGGTCGGCAGGCCGGCGGGGACAAGCGGCTGTCGAACGCCCTGATCCGGTCGACCGGCTGGGAGCCGCACTACCCGACCTTCCGCGAGGGCTACCGCGCCGTGCTGGCCGGCGAGGGCACCCGGCACCCGTAG
- a CDS encoding serine hydrolase domain-containing protein, protein MNRAEPVLDDVVRQVERTGFRAHGLHVLVGDDTAEHHWSADVRRDVHSVAKGVVVLAVGIAEHDGVLSLDEPVGALLPDVVLGQGVQDVTLRHLLLMTSGIDMPWSTTETTDWPDLAREFLGRPTAGRSFQYANASTYTAARALAARVGDVGSFVQERLLTPLGIDDVRWDRCPRGHVVAGGGLWLRTAEVARIGRLLRDRGVADGRRLVPAAIVDAMHADWVVAGSSPAYDRYALAGWGGPGRTWRLHGAYGQLVLLDPVADAVVTLTADDHERADATAAAVADVLAAVR, encoded by the coding sequence GTGAACCGTGCCGAACCCGTCCTCGACGACGTCGTCCGTCAGGTCGAGCGGACGGGCTTCCGCGCCCACGGCCTGCACGTCCTGGTCGGCGACGACACCGCCGAGCACCACTGGTCCGCCGACGTCCGCCGTGACGTGCACTCGGTCGCCAAGGGCGTGGTCGTCCTGGCCGTCGGCATCGCCGAGCACGACGGGGTGCTCTCGCTCGACGAGCCCGTCGGTGCGCTGCTGCCCGACGTCGTGCTCGGCCAGGGCGTGCAGGACGTCACGCTCCGGCACCTGCTGTTGATGACGAGCGGCATCGACATGCCGTGGTCGACGACCGAGACGACCGACTGGCCGGACCTCGCGCGGGAGTTCCTCGGCCGGCCGACCGCCGGACGGTCCTTCCAGTACGCGAACGCGAGCACCTATACGGCGGCTCGGGCCCTGGCCGCCCGGGTCGGTGACGTCGGCTCCTTCGTGCAGGAACGCCTCCTCACCCCGCTCGGCATCGACGACGTCCGGTGGGACCGCTGCCCGCGCGGCCACGTCGTCGCCGGCGGCGGGCTGTGGCTCCGGACCGCCGAGGTGGCACGGATCGGGCGGCTGCTGCGGGACCGCGGTGTGGCGGACGGCCGACGGCTCGTGCCCGCGGCGATCGTCGACGCGATGCACGCCGACTGGGTGGTGGCGGGATCGTCACCGGCGTACGACCGCTACGCCCTCGCCGGGTGGGGCGGCCCGGGACGGACCTGGCGGCTGCACGGGGCGTACGGGCAGCTCGTGCTCCTCGACCCGGTCGCCGACGCCGTCGTGACCCTCACCGCGGACGACCACGAGCGTGCCGACGCGACGGCCGCGGCCGTCGCGGACGTCCTCGCGGCGGTCCGCTGA